In the genome of Microcoleus sp. FACHB-672, one region contains:
- a CDS encoding ABC transporter ATP-binding protein, giving the protein MESVANLPEEIIARDRQPVVQTYELSKVYRTGFWMNQKIESLKNCTLTVYQGETFGLLGPNGAGKTTLLKTLLGIARPTSGRGLLLGRPLGDRTVKQRIGYLPENAYYYDSLTGWEFLQYTAGLFQIPAAVQRQRIPQLLDLVGLAQSAARKKQLRQYSKGMVQRIGMAQALINDPEVVFLDEPMSGLDPMGRYQIREIILLLKAQGKTIFFNSHILSDVEKICDRVAILALGELICTGSLSELLGNAETYYIKGKGGNPDVIRQRIPDLEFQDEYWHGHLKGDPQDFLASLNLMGGQIAALSEARTTLEEFFMQQLKQRGILTSR; this is encoded by the coding sequence ATGGAATCTGTCGCCAATTTGCCAGAGGAAATAATCGCTCGTGATCGGCAGCCGGTGGTGCAAACCTACGAACTGAGCAAAGTCTACCGCACCGGCTTCTGGATGAACCAAAAAATCGAATCCTTGAAAAACTGCACCCTAACAGTGTATCAGGGAGAAACATTTGGCTTGCTGGGGCCAAATGGTGCCGGTAAAACCACCTTGCTCAAAACACTCCTAGGAATCGCCCGCCCTACGTCTGGACGGGGTTTGCTGTTAGGGCGTCCTTTAGGCGATCGCACAGTCAAACAGCGAATTGGTTATCTGCCGGAAAACGCCTACTACTATGACTCCCTCACCGGCTGGGAATTTTTGCAATATACTGCCGGTCTCTTCCAAATCCCCGCTGCCGTACAGCGCCAGCGTATCCCCCAACTGCTCGATCTCGTCGGACTCGCTCAATCCGCCGCCCGCAAAAAACAATTGCGTCAGTATTCCAAAGGTATGGTGCAGCGAATTGGTATGGCACAGGCACTCATCAACGATCCAGAAGTCGTCTTTCTCGATGAGCCGATGTCCGGTTTAGATCCGATGGGACGCTACCAGATACGAGAAATCATTCTCTTACTCAAAGCCCAAGGTAAAACCATCTTTTTCAACAGCCATATCCTCTCAGATGTGGAAAAAATCTGCGATCGCGTCGCCATTCTCGCCTTAGGCGAATTAATTTGCACCGGCTCACTGAGCGAACTCCTCGGCAACGCAGAAACCTACTACATCAAAGGCAAAGGCGGCAACCCGGACGTGATCAGACAGCGCATACCCGACTTAGAATTTCAAGATGAATACTGGCACGGTCATTTAAAAGGTGATCCCCAGGATTTTCTCGCCAGCCTCAACCTTATGGGTGGGCAAATCGCAGCTTTATCCGAAGCACGAACCACTCTAGAAGAGTTTTTTATGCAGCAGCTCAAACAGCGGGGAATTCTGACTAGTCGTTGA
- a CDS encoding Uma2 family endonuclease — protein sequence MLTQQQSPKKQDIVYPESDGKPMADNTEQFRWIVMIKENLELLFAAGPDVFVAGDLLWYPVEGNSSLNRAPDVMVVFGRPKGKRGSYLQWLEDNIAPQVVFEILSPNNTLTEMGKKFQFYDRYGVEEYYLYDPAKADLSGWLRSESQLQVIEPIEGWISPRLGIHFDLSGEELQIYGSDGGKFLTFVELDRLRQQEQQEKELAQQRAETEHQRAETERQRAEQAETELQQEQQRRQAMEARLREMGIDPNQL from the coding sequence ATGCTCACTCAACAACAATCTCCTAAAAAACAAGACATCGTCTACCCAGAAAGTGACGGCAAGCCAATGGCAGATAATACAGAACAATTCCGCTGGATTGTAATGATCAAGGAAAACTTAGAACTATTATTTGCTGCCGGCCCTGATGTCTTTGTTGCCGGCGATCTTCTCTGGTATCCTGTGGAAGGAAATAGCAGCCTGAACCGCGCACCAGATGTCATGGTGGTATTTGGCAGACCGAAAGGAAAACGCGGCTCTTATCTGCAATGGCTGGAAGATAACATCGCTCCTCAAGTCGTGTTTGAAATCCTTTCGCCAAATAACACGCTCACAGAGATGGGGAAGAAATTTCAGTTTTACGACCGCTACGGTGTTGAGGAATACTATTTATATGATCCGGCGAAAGCAGATTTGAGTGGCTGGCTACGTTCTGAATCACAATTGCAAGTCATTGAACCCATTGAAGGTTGGATTAGTCCCCGATTAGGAATACACTTTGATTTGTCTGGGGAAGAACTGCAAATTTATGGCTCAGACGGGGGCAAGTTTCTCACTTTTGTAGAATTGGATCGACTGCGCCAACAAGAACAGCAGGAGAAAGAATTGGCTCAACAACGCGCTGAAACTGAGCACCAACGTGCTGAAACTGAACGCCAACGCGCCGAGCAGGCAGAAACCGAATTGCAACAAGAACAACAGCGCCGGCAAGCAATGGAAGCGCGACTTAGAGAAATGGGAATCGATCCGAATCAACTGTGA
- a CDS encoding glycoside hydrolase family 13 protein has translation MQIQTPDWVKHAVFYQIFPDRFAKSQQPRKRLLKNASWEDWHEMPTLQGYKGGDLWGVMEQLDYLQDLGINAIYFTPIFQSASNHRYHTHDYYQVDPMLGGNPAFKELLDAAHERNIKVVLDGVFNHSSRGFFFFHDVLENGPHSPWLDWFKIEGWPLSAYNGEFPANYVGWDGNRALPAFNHDNPEVREYIMEIAEYWIKFGIDGWRLDVPFEIKTPGFWQEFRDRVKAANPEAYIVGEVWGDSREWLDGTQFDGVMNYLFTAPTIAFTAGDRVDIDQVKDRSYSPYPPLFAPEYAEKIQYLLELYPWEIQLTQLNLLASHDTARLISIAGGDKPSVELATLMLMTFPGAPSVYYGDEVGLVGKLDPDSRRGFPMESNWERDVLDYHKQLIALRHQYKCLRTGSYQVLYAHAATYAFARILGTEELIVILNVGSAASQVTFEVTGLQSKPNKLLYGSAEFEWTGEGASQLKLDIPPRSGCILGVG, from the coding sequence ATGCAAATTCAAACTCCAGATTGGGTCAAACACGCTGTATTCTACCAAATATTTCCAGACCGCTTTGCTAAAAGCCAGCAGCCTCGCAAGCGGCTATTAAAAAATGCCTCTTGGGAAGATTGGCATGAAATGCCCACACTCCAAGGCTACAAAGGCGGAGACTTATGGGGCGTGATGGAACAGCTAGATTATCTGCAAGATTTGGGAATTAACGCGATTTACTTCACGCCTATCTTTCAATCTGCTAGTAACCACCGCTACCATACTCACGACTATTATCAAGTCGATCCGATGTTGGGCGGAAATCCAGCTTTTAAAGAATTGCTAGATGCCGCCCATGAACGGAATATTAAAGTGGTTCTGGATGGGGTGTTCAACCATTCCAGCCGGGGATTTTTCTTTTTCCACGATGTTTTGGAAAACGGTCCCCATTCGCCTTGGCTAGATTGGTTTAAGATTGAAGGCTGGCCGTTATCTGCTTATAATGGGGAATTCCCGGCGAATTATGTGGGTTGGGATGGCAACCGGGCGCTGCCGGCATTCAACCATGACAACCCGGAAGTGCGGGAATACATTATGGAAATTGCCGAATATTGGATTAAATTCGGCATTGATGGTTGGCGTTTAGATGTGCCGTTTGAAATTAAAACACCCGGTTTTTGGCAAGAATTTCGTGATCGCGTCAAAGCTGCTAACCCAGAAGCTTATATCGTTGGGGAAGTTTGGGGAGATTCCCGCGAGTGGCTGGATGGTACGCAATTTGACGGGGTGATGAATTATCTATTTACTGCGCCAACCATTGCTTTTACCGCCGGTGATCGCGTTGATATCGACCAAGTTAAGGACAGATCCTACAGTCCTTATCCACCCCTATTCGCACCCGAATATGCGGAAAAGATTCAGTATTTGCTGGAACTTTACCCTTGGGAAATTCAACTAACTCAGCTCAATTTACTCGCCAGTCACGATACAGCGCGGCTAATTTCGATTGCCGGCGGTGATAAACCGAGTGTAGAATTGGCAACGCTGATGCTGATGACGTTCCCTGGTGCACCGAGCGTTTATTATGGTGATGAAGTTGGTTTAGTAGGCAAGCTCGACCCCGATTCGCGCCGTGGGTTTCCAATGGAATCTAACTGGGAACGGGATGTTCTAGATTACCATAAACAGCTTATTGCCCTGCGCCATCAGTATAAGTGTCTCCGCACCGGCAGCTATCAAGTTCTGTACGCTCATGCGGCAACTTATGCCTTTGCTCGCATTTTGGGGACTGAGGAATTGATTGTTATCCTGAATGTGGGAAGTGCAGCATCTCAGGTAACTTTTGAGGTGACAGGTTTGCAATCTAAACCGAATAAGTTGTTATACGGTTCTGCTGAGTTTGAGTGGACGGGTGAAGGGGCATCTCAGCTCAAATTGGATATTCCTCCCCGGAGTGGGTGCATCCTTGGTGTGGGCTAA
- a CDS encoding fasciclin domain-containing protein: MANLVETASEAGSFKTLMTVVEAADLLELLESPGPYTVFAPTDEAFAKIPTETLASLMEDIPKLKQILSYHVLSGDVRTDNLDELQSAETVEGGLVGIDKSEGGYKINDAKVLQADILTDNGVIHIIDTVLIPALVSVN, translated from the coding sequence ATGGCTAACCTTGTCGAGACTGCCAGCGAGGCCGGCTCTTTTAAAACGTTAATGACAGTGGTTGAAGCAGCGGATTTGCTAGAACTTTTGGAAAGTCCTGGCCCTTACACTGTTTTCGCCCCCACCGACGAAGCATTTGCCAAGATTCCAACGGAAACATTGGCTTCTTTAATGGAAGACATTCCCAAGCTGAAGCAAATTTTGAGTTATCACGTCCTTTCTGGCGATGTCAGAACTGATAACTTAGATGAACTCCAGTCTGCTGAGACAGTTGAAGGTGGCTTAGTTGGGATTGATAAATCTGAGGGTGGCTACAAAATCAATGACGCGAAGGTTTTGCAAGCAGATATCCTCACAGATAATGGTGTCATTCACATCATTGACACCGTGTTGATACCGGCACTCGTATCCGTTAACTAA
- a CDS encoding RluA family pseudouridine synthase, with amino-acid sequence MTEINLQVQETSERLDRYLAEQLSDFSRSRIQQLILQGHVKVNNQTCMSKKVSVAAGDLIELTIPPAEPLELQPADIPLDVLYEDDHLLIVNKPAGLVVHPAPGHEADTLVNALLTHCPNLVGIGGVQRPGIVHRLDKDTTGAIVIAKTDQAHQHLQAQLKAKTARREYLGIVSGAPKTPSGTVDLPIGRNPADRKKMAIVPIEKGGRPAITHWQVQERLSNYTLMHFQLETGRTHQIRVHSAQIGHPIVGDPIYSSGRSLGVNIAGQALHAWRLQLQHPVTGELIEATAPPPEAFTTLLTILRRRANFGE; translated from the coding sequence GTGACAGAAATTAATTTACAAGTTCAAGAAACTAGCGAACGCCTTGATCGCTACCTTGCTGAACAACTCAGCGATTTTTCTCGCTCTCGAATTCAGCAGCTAATATTACAAGGCCATGTAAAAGTCAATAATCAAACTTGCATGTCCAAAAAGGTGTCGGTGGCTGCCGGCGATCTCATTGAGTTAACCATTCCGCCGGCAGAACCTTTGGAACTGCAACCGGCAGATATTCCTTTAGATGTTCTCTACGAAGACGATCACCTGCTTATTGTTAACAAGCCAGCCGGCTTAGTCGTCCATCCCGCACCTGGACACGAAGCCGATACCCTGGTAAACGCCCTTCTTACCCACTGCCCCAATCTCGTCGGCATTGGGGGCGTACAGCGTCCGGGAATTGTCCACCGGCTCGATAAAGACACCACCGGCGCAATTGTTATCGCCAAAACCGACCAAGCCCATCAACACCTGCAAGCCCAACTCAAAGCCAAAACAGCCCGCAGAGAGTATCTAGGCATCGTCTCCGGTGCGCCTAAAACACCAAGCGGTACAGTTGACCTGCCCATCGGTCGGAACCCCGCAGATCGTAAGAAAATGGCAATAGTGCCGATTGAGAAAGGCGGACGCCCCGCAATCACCCACTGGCAAGTCCAAGAACGCCTCAGCAACTACACGCTGATGCACTTTCAGCTTGAAACTGGGCGCACCCATCAAATTCGCGTCCACAGCGCCCAGATCGGGCATCCTATTGTTGGTGATCCAATTTATAGCAGCGGTCGCTCTTTAGGAGTTAATATAGCCGGTCAAGCCCTTCACGCTTGGCGACTTCAGCTACAGCATCCCGTCACCGGCGAATTGATTGAGGCGACTGCACCCCCTCCAGAAGCCTTCACTACCCTCCTGACAATTTTGCGACGACGCGCCAACTTTGGGGAATAA